TTTTGTCGTGATACTAGGTACGAGTAATCTTATACAGTTTCGCTCTTGATATATCGGATTATAGTGGTGTCACGTGGCAAAGCCACTAACTTCAAACTGGTAATCTTGCATGGGCTTTCCATTTTGATTTCATGCATACGCTACCATGCTTGTATGGCATGTCATAACTCCATGTTTTCTTAaccaaaataaaatgataatgatGAATAACCATtgcaattagaaatctaattctGAATTTTGTGCACAAGGTTCTATCTTAGCCTTTAATTGGAAATCTAGAAATGGCCATTACTTAAATATCTTATATGatttataattttctttcaatGCATGTAATAATTTACTTAGTCAAAAAGAAGACTAGTATTGTCACAGAATATGGGTGATGTAGCATCCTATTAATTAGGGGAGCTCTTTTGTGGCATTAGAAAGCTTCTTTTTTCCCCCAAGTCAAAAGAAGGGGATATAggggaaaaaaataataataaatgttaGTCCGTCCAAGCCACAGGGGCATGGTGGTGGATCCATGGCACTTCGGGGACCACACAACTGCCCAAGAAACCTTCCTTCCACGTTGGTGTCTTAAATTGCCCTCACACTTGCTCCTTTTGGGATTAAAACAAAACCACCCTTCCAGCTTCCATTAATTATCTCCAAATTCCAAACACACCCCCCTCCGCTCCCTCTCTCTTCCTACCAACAGCTGGAATTTAGAGAGATACAGAGGTGCAGccttttcttttcaatatataatttctTCTCAGGAATCAGACTGTTTTTTTAATAACACGGAGAGGTCCAGCCTTTTcctttcaatatatatatatttaactaAAGAATCAAGACTGTGTTTTTAATGACACTATTGGCAGCTCGctcgctcgctctctctctctctcactactccccgccccctcctctctccctctctctctctctctctctctctctgtctctgctcagtgattgttttttctttttttttttttttgtatatattgaTGTATATTTAAGGCAGAGCCCAGTAGAAACCGCTCCTGCCCTGAAGAAATCCGACGGGTGGGTTGAGAAATCCGTGCGCGGTGGCTGCTAGAAAGATTGCAACTTTTCGTTCGTCCGAACGTTTTCCTCTTCACCCTCGTTCTTTCCAAGAGAGAATAGAtaagctcctctctctctctctctctctctctgttcctTGTTGGTTGCTCTGTTGCTGACCCTCTCAATGGCAGAGGACTGTACTGTCGGCCACTTTAGTGATGAGATTTCGTGAGAAAATGGAAGAATTCAAGGGAATTTGATGAGTTGGTTGCTTGATTTCTTCTTTATGTCCGTTATTTTCAAGTAAAAAAATGGGTCTTGGCTCTTCCTGACCTGCGGGCGGTTTCCCGTTAACATTGTTCCTTTTGAGTGTATTTTTCCAAAATTTGGAGGAATTCATGGTTTTTATCTGAATATTACTCCTTTTTCGCTTCTAGTAACCCGATCGTTGGCCTCTAATACATTCAAAACCGGTTCTTTTCTTGAATTCTGACCCAAAGTTTcgatttttcttcgatttttataTGGAGGAGATGATCCGTTCGTCTCTCTTCTCATCTTTCTTATCCGAAGAGAGTTCTAGAAAAGCTGAGGAGCTCGTGATATTTGGTTGCGGAGCTCCTTTCTGATGTGGTTTTCTCCTTGCGAGCCCGTGAGCGATCCCTTTTCCCATAGTCGGAGCTCCCCAAAAGTTCCCCCTGGTCCGGGAGTCTAAATTTCCAAAGAAATGGGTCCTTTGCAGTCCATTGATGGTGTGGTGGAGGAGATCATGAGGATCCACCGATCTCTGCCGCCGCGGCCGGGCATTGACGAGGTCGACGCGGCGATGGCCTTGGTCCGCAACGTGGACAAGGAGGAGCAGGCCCGCATCGATACCATATCTAAGCAGAAGAAGGGATTCGAGATCCCCGAGGAGCTCTTCTTTGTGCTCCAGGAGATGCAGAAGAATCTGGTCTACTTTCAGGGCAAAGAGCAGAAGAGGGAGGCTCTGAAGCTGCTTGATCTGGAGAACACCCACGTGTTGTTCGACGACTTGATTCAGAGGGCCTCCAAGTGCCTTCCTTCCAGCTCAAATGGGTTGGCGCCGTCGATTTCCGCGAACCCAGCCAAAGCTACTGCAGCCAGCTCCAAGACTAGCTTCGATACTAATACCACTGCTTCAGCTGTAGTTCACTCGGAGAAAAGGGTCGGAAGGAGCTTCGAGGGTCTTAGTAGAGATGACAGTTGCTTGAAGAAAGCAAAGTCCACAATGTATGCTGAGGGATTTGGCGGTGGTGATCCTCGCGTATTGCAACGGTTGTTGCAGAATCCTACAACTAGGCCTGAGGCTACTTTTGGTGAGTCCGGCACTCTAATTTCATAAGAGTGTCTTATCTCTGTAATCCCCTTGCTTTGATCTGTGCGCTTTCAGAACTCATATTTGTTTCCTTTATATAACTGGGATGATTCAAGTGCTGTATTTGAATTGTTGCTGTATCTGCTGAATTGGTTTATATCCTTGTAGGCATATAGACAAAATTTCATTCCCTAGTTAtggtttttagtttgtttatggaTGCCTATACATAAAATCATTTGGATTTTCATTAAATAATGATGataggttaattttttttttctttaaaatgtaTTCTGTAGGAGAAGATAGTGAGAAACTGAGTCTTATTAAACTAGCTAGCTTGATAGAGGTCTCTGCAAAGAAAGGCACCCGAGATCTAAACCTTCAGAACAAGCTTATGGATCAAATTGACTGGTTACCTGATTCGATTGGGAAGCTTTCTGGTCTGGTCACTCTTGATCTTTCAGAAAATCGAATTGTTGTTTTGCCAGCTACTGTTGGTGCTCTTTCTTCTTTAAAAAGATTGGACCTTCACTCAAATCGGATAGCTGAGCTTCCTAACTCTATTGGAGATCTTTATAGCCTGTTATATCTGGATCTGAGGGGAAACCAGTTAATGTCATTACCCTCTACAATTGGGAAATTGGTGCAACTTGAGGAACTTGACCTGAGCTCGAACCAGCTATCCTCGCTTCCAGATGCAATTGGAAATCTTGTACGCTTGAAGAAGTTAATCATTGAAACAAATGATATTGAAGAACTCCCACATACTATTGGTCATTGTGTCTCTCTTGTTGAACTCCGAGCAGATTATAATCGGCTGAAAGGCCTTCCAGAAGCTGTTGGAAGGCTGGAATCTCTGGAGATTCTCTCTGTCCGGTACAACAATATCAAATCACTTCCAACCACCATGGCATCTCTGTCAAAATTGAAGGAGCTTGATGTCAGCTTCAATGAGCTTGAATCAGTTCCTGAGAGCTTATGCCTTGCAACTACACTTGTCAAGCTGAACATAGGAAATAATTTTGCTGATTTACAATCTCTTCCACGCTCTATTGGCAATCTTGAGATGCTAGAAGAGTTGGATATCAGCAATAATCAGATTAGGGTCCTTCCAGACTCTTTTGGGATGTTGTCACAACTCCGCGTGCTTCATGCAGAAGAGAACCCTTTGGAGTTGCCACCAAGGCATATTGCTGAAATGGGTGCACAGGTAATTATTTTCTGCAtatatttgtttttgttttggtATTCATCATTCAGTGGATGACAAGTATATTGTTTTTACAGGCTGTTGTGCAATACATGGCTGAACATGTTGCAAAGAAAGATGTGAAGTTGCGTCCAGTAAAGAGTAAGAAGAGTTGGACTCAGTTTTGCTTTCTCTCAAGGCCTAACAGAAGAAAGCATGATGGCTTGGAGTATGTTAGCTGATTCAACGATGCCATTTGGTAAGGAAGTGAATGCATCTTTGTTCTTTATTGTGTTGCCTTTTTCTACCTACATTACTTTGGCTGCTACGCTTCATTTTGCCATTTTCCTCTGGTTCTTTCTAACTCCTAGATGCATATAAATTGCAGGGATACATCTTTCATGTTGTTGTTGGAATacacgatcgtgatgcaagtaGTCTTGTCCACTCACATAAAAGAAGACTTTGAAGATGTGAATCTAATTTTTGCCTCGGGACTTGAGTAAAATTCCTCCTGCCTAGGTCTGTTGTTTCACTTGTATTTCTAGTGTCTTTGAACTTGTGTGAGATGTAATATTAACTTCCTGTGGCAAATAGAAATGAACAAAAATGTATGCGATATTTCTTATTCTTTACATTTTCTTGTAGTTGATTTTCTTTTGTAACGTAGTGCAcatgaacttttttttttccaatttagAATTGTCTTGTAGTTGATTTTCTTTTGTAACATAGTGCACATGAACTCTTTCAttcatttagaaaaaaaaaaaattaggtgctTTGGACATTCAAGATGAAGTTTACATGCTTTTTAAATCATAAATGATTGTGTTAGATGAAACAGGCTAATAGCTAGACATCATGATTATTTAGGGAAGGAAAATACTTCCCTGTCCAGTCACTTGGAACATGTGGCTTCTGTGTTGGATGAGGTGTCAGTCAGGAGAGAGAAGTGAAGGGTTGGGGATTAGTTTTGAGTCATTTTATCAAAAAGAGTTCTTTAGTGGATTACTgatcatgctctatttttttgAGTAGTGGATGCTGAACACCTTCCTGTAATTGATAACATCATATCAACATCGTCCATTGGGtaatgcaaaagctctaaagagcATATTATAAAGAATTATTACCATAAACAAGTTTTTGCTACTCTTGACCCGACACCATAGCTCACAACTGGCCTTTTTAAGATAATAGGGTGAACTTTCTAGATGGTGTAGAAGATATGTTGTTGAGAAATGTGGTTGCAAGATTTCCATTAAATGATTTATTAGTCCAAATATAACAATGGAAACACATGCAGATAAAATGCTCATTTAGAGATCGTAAATGCCAATAGAATGGGGAACAACTGCTAAATAAATCTTACCCTTAACATGCCACAAAGGTCATGGTAGAGTCTTCGTTGTTACAATATAAGAATTACTCTTTAGGTCCTCCAACTTTTACAATATCTCGATTCAATAGTTAGAATTTTAGAAAAGTTGAATCAGCATCTGTTATCATTGTTATTTATTGGATTAGAGTTTCAGCAAATCCATTTATGTTGTCTTTATCTAGTAGATGTTTCAATTTGACTTGTTGGCATATAGCTAGCATGTTAGAGATGAACTCAATTGCATATACTGGACCTCTTGTTTTTCTGCCTTTGGCTAAATGCTTTCCACCCCGAAGTTTGAATTGTTGGTCCTTGGTTGGTTGAGCTTAAACACTAATTTAGGTTTCTGGACTGCTAATTGACCTTTAGGTTTCATGGCAAGCCCTTCTTTTGCTGAACTAGACTTAGCCAGAAATTCAATACTGATTCATATAAGGGTATTGTCAAGGTTTCAGACTTTTCTATTGTAATTTCGGTTCAGAACGATCATTTGTTTTGTTAAAGATAGTTGGTAGCCTACAAATTTTCTGAGTACTATAGTTCAGACATAACATAAATGTCTGTTCTATTATCCATCAATGTATTTCCTTCTATGCTTTGTGCCATAGTAGGCTATCATTCAAAATCACTGTTAGTCAGCTTTCATGTTATTGGAGCCTGGTTCGTACTGGTGTACTAGGAACTTGCAAATTTGTTTGGGACAAGGTCCAAAATTTGAGTTGATTATCTATGCCTAGTGACCATTTGGTGATCACATTGACATGAAAACAGTTAGATCGAAACTATAAGAATGAGTAAATCTCTTGGCCAGACCTTTTGAACCCAGAAACACCGTTTCAGCCATCTATGACTGGCTGGTGTTAAGACTGGTATATTAACATATCATCCAGCAAGTTATTCTTATTGAATGCTGATCTGATTCAACTTGTTTTCACTTAATTTAGTTTAAATTCCTTGTGACatatattgactttgtcagacctTTCCAAGCCCTAATATTTTATTTCTCTAGGCTCTTGAGATTTTTTTGCGTTCCACTTCTGCCCTTCTGTTGGCTGGTATCACTGTTCATTTGCAATATTACTATTTCTGAACTTGGTATGTAGATGACAAATGATGTCATCagaattaatttatattaaagtAACATGTTTATTGCTGCTTTGTTTTCAAAATTTATGTTATTGTTTTTCCCCTTCCAAAAAACACTTTGTTTCAGTTTAATGATTTTGGACACTTCTTTTTGTTAAGAGCTTTCTCCATGGATTGAATTAAGCAGAAAACCACCTTTTCATCCTAGTAAGGCGAATATTTGagaaattatatatatttctGTTGTATGACTACATGcattaaaatcatgaaaaatattgACAAGCTttactttttcctctttttttaagaaaaagagctgcttgcatttttttttttttttggataagtcaACTCCTAAGCTATTGACTTATGTTTCTCCAACTTTTTGTTGAAAAAAGTTGTTAGCAAGGAAATAAGTTCCATTAGTTGAATCTCCTACTCATTCAAGCTCCTCTTGAACTTGTATGAATAAATGATCTTATTTAGGCAATGTAATCTATATGCTATTTTACCGTACTCACAATTTTAACTGGGAAATATCTCAATATTTCTGGCAATCACTGTTGTACTACACAGTCTTATATTATCATGTTGAAAAGAGATTTTTCTTATTAAAATTATCTGCAAAAGTTGAAAGCACAGCCCTTTTTTTCCTGATCCCAGCCTTTATGAGTGATTCTGAAGATTTTGTTGTTAATCTATATTGCTTCTGCGAGCCATTGTTGTCTGCTTTTACTAAAGGGTCCTGGGACACAACTATGCAAAGTATTAACATTTCCTTCCAGTTAATGTTTTATGAAGTTCTACATCCATATAACCCTTGGGCTCCTTATATGGATACAGGAATAACATTAGTATTGATATGGCATTATTTGGTCCCATGCCCGTACCACCTTTGAGATTTATTGTTAGGGGTACAGATGTTTTTGATATTTTGCCATTATGCCCTTCAGTTGTCTCCACTGAGTTAGTCATTTGCAAGTTTGTTCTTTAGCTTCCATGGACTACATGATGTCTTCAAGTGCTGCATCCCAACATGATTGGAGGTAGGCCATCAAACTGGTTTTATTATTTTACTCCTTGGACATGTTTTCTCATTGTCATTTACTATGCAGTAAAAGCTTTAACCATGCGGTAAACCTTAGATCTTCTTCTCTTGTTTTGCCATTGAACTGAAGCTCTCATTTCTGGTCCCTCTGTAGAATGTGATCCAAAAGATACGTTGTATATTGAGTATATCAAGCCCGTAGCGCTGTTATATGTGGACAATTTATGAGAAAAAGATGGAAAGGAAAAGAATCAATCCGTGGCAGAAACCAAGCTGACTTCATGGATCACTTTCTTGAAAGGGGCCTGCCTTCTTGTTCTGGAGATACGGATAAGTTGTGGTCACCTGATCAATTGGTAGGCACCCACCACTAGTGATGGTCAGATGCCAGTGTCACATGAGCTCCTGTGATCCTGCTCCTTTGTTCACTTGGTCGACACTAAATCTCTAGCTCTATCCCTTCAGTTTGGTGCCAGCTTTACAAAACTTTCGTCTAATGAATTTCTTATCCAAGATCAGCTTCTTGGTAGAAAGTTGGATTATTTTTTGGAACTttagttttttcttcttttcttttcgtcTTTGGTTAACGGTTCTTGTTTCACCTAAAGTGAGAATTCTGCAGACCTCTCTCACTGATGAAGGATTAGTGGATGAATTCCTATATCTTTTAAGATTTTCAGAGGGACAGCTGAAATTTTTATAGtttagattatttatatatgaataaaaatgaaATTCAAATGCCGTACGAGTGTCATTTTTTTGTTACAAGGGTGATGTATTGAAGAGGACCAGTGTAAATCCCAGATTCGGGATTTGGGGATTTGGGGCTTCTACTTTCACCAAAGACATGGGCTTGCTTGAAGAGCATATAAACAAATTAGCACACAAAGATCTGGTTCTGAGTATAATGCTTGCTTCTGTCTTTCTGTCAACCAAAGTGGCATGTGGAACCAAGCAATCTTCCAGAATTAGCGTAGTTTCTAAAGTTAGTGGGATAGCGTTAATATTAAAATTTCAAGTCAGTGGTTGAGTCAATTGGGAGCACTTAGTAGTACTAAAAAGGGTCTCATAGAAGAGCTTGTTAAACTCGGATTTTCTTTTAACTAAGGGAGAATATGATTGATGAACAAAAGCATCCACAAGCATGGGGAGATACAAGAGCATGTTTTATCCATCCATCGTTGAAAGCAAGCATCGCTAAATTATTTTTTGGTTTAAATTAATcccttaaaatttaaatttggtatAAAAGAAAGTGGTGAAGTAGCAGAAACAAAAGTATGTTGTTAGTAGCTGGTCTTCTAGTCCTGTTTGGATGAAAGCATAAGCTATTTATTTTGGATAAATTAGACATTTGGCTCAAGGTTAGGAAGAAAGTAGCTCCCCCTGGTAGGGGTGCCCGATCCCACCCATCAGGCAATTTCTCATATTCTGATTTCTTTTGGATGATATCATCTTAAGATTATCTAATTGGAAACTTtcctttatgaaaaaaaaaaggaatcctCAGCAGCAACCATACAGGGGAAGAACTGCATGGATAAACTGTGTTGGCATCCAAACAGCTCCATCTCTCAATAAATTATTGATTCCATTCAAGGGAGATACTGTAGCAAGTAAGGGAGATACATGGAATGGAGAGCCCACCTGCACCCATAACACAAAAACAAACAAAATCGTCATACATGGAGTAGTTTTGTGCAGACTTATCTTACTTGTTCTATCCTTTGGACTGTGTTTGACAATGTCCACATGATTTGAGTCTCCTTGCAGATTCTTCCCCGTCTTTCTAATAACATAATTGTTCATAATCTCTTCTCGTGGTTGATGTTGTTTACCATTCAACATTAAGGAGTAATCGAGCCGTGGAAAGTTTTTAGAGTGTTGAAAGGATTGTGGAAATATAGCTATGAAAGACATGAAGAACGTGAAATTGAAAGTGTTattcttttgataaatttttattcatgAGAAACAGGTGGAACCAAGTAATGGCAAAATCATCATTACACGGTAAAAAGTATCATTAGTTTGCAGTTTATGATTGATTGTTTTCATTTTTGGTAGTGCGTGCGTGTTCCCGTATTTCCTGGAATTATTCAACATCatgaataaaatcataaaattcaaaaaaataattgaacAATTTGCTTACCAGGGAGTAATTTTAAGCATCATGCTGTCTCTGAACAAATCAGTAATAATTCAAGACTTGTACAAATAATTCAGAAAAATGCTGCTCTTATGTCCCTGATCCTCGAACTTTATCATCTACCTTTGCTCACTATAATGATCTCAAAGCATTGTCAGCCATTATTTAAATGCTGATTGGACGCATCTATGATTGAAATCATGTGCTGCATTTCATGATGGTGGTACAATTATCATAGTTGCACCAAATCTATTATTTGATCAGTTGAGCAACCACCGTAACGGTATGATGAGGGAAAGTAGAAGCGCCACATATTTGTGGTGAGCCTAACCGTCCTTGGCCATCTGATCGGTGTAGCTTATACATTTCCATCGCCTGGACCGCAACATTTACCTCCAGTTCTCGACCAACGGAAAGTTCACAGTGTCCGTCAGATGCGTTATCTTGGCTGTTTTGTAGATAGCCTTTGCATCATGAAGGGTGAGACGTCGCAGGCCGTTAGTGGGCCCCTCTATAGTTCCCCGTTATCCTATGATACGAATTATTAGGCCTGGAAAGCTGGCGATCTTTTGAATGGAACGAACACCAGACGTTCACGCCAACTTCGATTACAGGCCATCTGATCATTCGCTCCCTCTGTTCCTCCACCCATCTGGTCTGTTGATCATCGATCTAACGGGCTAGAAGCTTTCTTGGTCTATTTGATTCCATAAAAACCGCCATATACGGAATCTTCCACATTGATGTCTTGATAAGAGATGCCACAAGTATGTGAATGGGAGTTGGGCCCTCCACACCGGAAAATTGTGTGGTGGAGCCCGGTGACAGCTGGAAGCAGCCCAGTACCGAGACCTCCTGCGGGTCCATTGTGGATCCGATATCTATCCTTCGTATCAAAAGCCGGAGGACCGGAGTCGGCCATCCTCGCGTCACTCCCAAGGAAAAGGTGGCGGGCAGTAGGGATTTGTTTAGATGGACAGCTTGGATGGTGGATAGCATCTGTTGCTCGAAGTGGACCATTTCACAGAATTACGGAACCACCCTCAGGATTCTCCAGTACCAACCTCGGGGTCCAGCAGCCGCTAACACAGGCCCAACATGAGAAGCAACGGGAAATGGACGAGAATGCCTTTCCATCACAGTCCGTTGCGATATCATTCTGGTCATGTGAAATATGTAATGCAGCTAATAAATCCCTTAAATGCTGGCCCAGAGATTCTTCCGTTGCCAACTCTACAAAGCTTTAAAGCTCACAAACGTTACGTGAGAGAGAAGCCAATTATGGCTGACGACAGAAGAAAAcataagaagaagagaggaagaagagattgGTGAAAATAATATACAAACTGCCAGTAGCGGCATAGAGGGGTGGTGTTGGTGATGGGATTTTTTATCTACCAAAAGTTGCCGGAGAATCGGCGAGCAAAAGGTGGTTTTCCGGTGAGGGCGTGGGTGGTGGTGAAAGGGGCTGCCGCGAAGGTCGTCGGGTTGTATGTGGGGAAGCGGAGGTGGGCAGCGAGGCGCGCGAGGAGGCTTGCATGGGCTGGACTTTGGGCAAGGGTGAGGAGGGCCATGCGCCTGGCACGGGCCCGGCATGTGCCGGCGGGGAGCTACGACTCGGTGAGCTATGCCCAGAATTTTGATGATGGGGTGTGGAAGGAGGAGGAAGAGTTTTGGAGGAGTGGGTCATTTGCGTGTAGGTACGGGCAATCTGGTCGCTTGGTGAGTTGAGTGGTCCCAagtattttcttctttctttctttgaacTTCTTTTATTGTTCTTTTGCAGCCTTTCGTTTCTAGTCTCTATCTACCCCAGGGAATTACGAGAAGTGTTttgtttttccttctttttggttCATTTCATATCACTTTTTATATTATAAAAGACTCGTAAATTGTAACATTTTTTTCAGAGGAAAGGTGAAATGATCTATGGTGTGAGAGTCCTAATCTTCAGTTGTGGAATCTGTGTGGTAGCTATTTGATCTTTAATCTCATGAATGTGTGAATTAATGAACGTTACCTATCAAATTTGGGATTAATTAATGTAGACAGTAAGTGAAAGCTTGAAACTTGAAGTCAAGCTCGTTTTGTAAGTTTTTAAgtctcatctttttttttgtttaaggTAAAGGAAATTTCTTCAAAGAAACTATATAATTTCATTTCGTTGAAACCCTTTGAAAAAATAATCCATCTACTGAATAATAACTTTGGAAAATATAGTGAAACAAAATAATGGAGAATCTGAAAAAACCTTTTCTATGATTTAAACTATTCACCACATTTTAATATATAGAGATCTCATGTCGGtataatataacattaatatTGTAGAATATTGCCATATTTGCTTGCTATATTTTCCATGGCCATGCTGATAAAATGATTCTTGTGCGCTATGTCCCCCTGGATTTTCTTGAGAATGTTTTGGAAAGAAAACGGAAGGTCTTCCCGTGCGGCGTGCATTTAGTACTAGGAATGCAACCAATCCCACTAATTTGAAACATTTTTAATCCTGAGAGTAAGGCCAACTCAGCATGCTTTAATTTACTTGAATGGTTCATGGGTTTTCCAACCCTCAGAATGAACACCCGCATTCACGACTCTAGTAATTGTAACATACC
The DNA window shown above is from Elaeis guineensis isolate ETL-2024a chromosome 8, EG11, whole genome shotgun sequence and carries:
- the LOC105050199 gene encoding plant intracellular Ras-group-related LRR protein 4, giving the protein MGPLQSIDGVVEEIMRIHRSLPPRPGIDEVDAAMALVRNVDKEEQARIDTISKQKKGFEIPEELFFVLQEMQKNLVYFQGKEQKREALKLLDLENTHVLFDDLIQRASKCLPSSSNGLAPSISANPAKATAASSKTSFDTNTTASAVVHSEKRVGRSFEGLSRDDSCLKKAKSTMYAEGFGGGDPRVLQRLLQNPTTRPEATFGEDSEKLSLIKLASLIEVSAKKGTRDLNLQNKLMDQIDWLPDSIGKLSGLVTLDLSENRIVVLPATVGALSSLKRLDLHSNRIAELPNSIGDLYSLLYLDLRGNQLMSLPSTIGKLVQLEELDLSSNQLSSLPDAIGNLVRLKKLIIETNDIEELPHTIGHCVSLVELRADYNRLKGLPEAVGRLESLEILSVRYNNIKSLPTTMASLSKLKELDVSFNELESVPESLCLATTLVKLNIGNNFADLQSLPRSIGNLEMLEELDISNNQIRVLPDSFGMLSQLRVLHAEENPLELPPRHIAEMGAQAVVQYMAEHVAKKDVKLRPVKSKKSWTQFCFLSRPNRRKHDGLEYVS